A region from the Chitinophagaceae bacterium genome encodes:
- a CDS encoding FHA domain-containing protein — protein MSQKPNLISISCTHCEQIHKYRAKQLAVYFNKKFTVPCKSCGKRFPVTVNSALLNSGQSQAGSETSKANQNPSFTQISTGSSSNTIVVSASKYEGKTPYIQIDENESCQSQVYRLKNGVNIIGRGPTVDEGKNKINIQCTDLKMSRQHCKLMVEGDTQQGFRVFISDIGSLNSTYINEQAIENNDEIALLVKDTVRIGKTSFKIIFK, from the coding sequence ATGAGTCAGAAACCAAACCTTATTAGTATCTCATGTACCCATTGTGAACAAATTCATAAATATAGAGCTAAGCAATTGGCTGTTTATTTTAATAAAAAATTTACTGTCCCATGTAAAAGTTGTGGAAAACGATTTCCAGTTACTGTAAATTCTGCACTTTTAAACTCAGGCCAGTCACAAGCTGGATCTGAAACTAGTAAAGCAAATCAAAATCCTTCCTTTACCCAAATATCTACTGGTTCTTCATCAAATACTATAGTAGTGTCAGCAAGTAAATATGAAGGAAAAACTCCCTATATACAAATTGATGAAAATGAATCTTGTCAGTCTCAGGTTTATCGATTGAAAAATGGTGTTAATATAATTGGCAGGGGACCTACAGTGGATGAAGGTAAGAATAAAATCAATATTCAATGCACAGATCTTAAAATGTCAAGACAACATTGTAAACTAATGGTGGAAGGTGATACCCAACAAGGATTCCGGGTTTTTATCTCTGATATTGGTAGCCTTAATTCAACTTACATAAACGAACAAGCCATTGAAAATAATGATGAGATAGCTC